The segment AGGATCTGGTCGTCGATCGCAGTGCTTTTGACAAGATTATGGAAGCGGGAGGATTTGTCTCAGTAGATGTCGGTTCGGCACCTGAAGCCAATCAAACTCCGGTAAAGAAAGTTCATGCAGAGAAAGCCTTTGATGCAGGTATTTGTATTGGATGCGGTGCCTGTGTGGCTGCCTGCAAGAATTCATCTGCCATGCTGTTTGTCTCGGCCAAAATATCTCAGCTTGCACTGCTTCCTCAGGGCAAACCGGAAGCCAGGCGAAGGGCGCTGAATATGCTGGCAAAAGCTGATGAGTTGGGGTTTGGTAGTTGCACCAGCACCGAAGCCTGTGAAGTTGAATGTCCCAAGACCATCTCTCTGGAACACATCGCCCGGATGAACAGGGAGTATTTCCGGGCTTCCTTCTCCGAGGAGGAAAAGGAGTAAGAAGACCGCCGGAGGAAGATCATGAAATCAGTTGGCAATGGCAATTTGCAGCTTACTATATTGCAGAATTAGATTTAAGGAAATAAGATATAGCAATACAGTTGGTCCCGCAGAATGCGGGAGCAACGGGCAGTTGGCAAGCCATATAGCTTCAGTGAGCATGAGGATTTATTGTAACTGCAAATTTATATTGAATTAGTTGACAACCCTGAAAGCTACAGTTGTCAGAGATACTCAATAGTCAAAATATTCCGTAATTCCGAAACCGTTGCGCATGCATGCATGATATTTTCCAAAGCTGAGAAAACGTCTCGCATGCTTGCATGGCATTTTCCAGAGTCGAGAAACCGTCACGCATGCTTGCATGATATTTTCGGAACTCCCGGAAACGTGTCGCAAGCTTGCATGATGATCTCGGAAGTTTCCGAGATCCCCCCGCAGGCTCGCTGATGTTTTCGGAAAGTCCCGAAATCGTCTCGCATGCTTACATGATGGTCTCGGAAAGTTCCGAAATCATGTCGCAAGCTCGCATGAAAGCTTTGGGACTGAAATCATGTTGCTTTTTGATACAATCGAATGTTCATTGAATAATCAACCGACAATTATCCCTTCATTGTAGCCTCAACCTCCTCAGGGGTAATGGGCAGGCGCTTACCTATAACGCGGCAGCCATTGTCAGTTACCAGGATATCGTCTTCCAGGCGCACACCGCCAAAGCCCAGGTATTCACGGACTTTCTCATAGTTGAT is part of the Bacteroidales bacterium genome and harbors:
- a CDS encoding 4Fe-4S dicluster domain-containing protein, producing the protein DLVVDRSAFDKIMEAGGFVSVDVGSAPEANQTPVKKVHAEKAFDAGICIGCGACVAACKNSSAMLFVSAKISQLALLPQGKPEARRRALNMLAKADELGFGSCTSTEACEVECPKTISLEHIARMNREYFRASFSEEEKE